The following nucleotide sequence is from Pseudomonas sp. S09G 359.
GCCTGGGCATGCCTTTACACAGCCTGAAATGGATTCGTGGCGGCTTTTGCGATAACGCCCTCGCCGCGCGTGAGCCGCAGTTGAGCCAATTTATCGCGCGGTACCTGCAACCGGGCGACGTGGTGTTTTCCACTTGGCGCAACGACGGCAATGACGACCACGACGCCGTCGGCCGAGCCAGTGCCAAGGCCTGCAGCCTGGTCGGCGCGCAGCTGTATGAGCTGCCGATCTGGGCGTGGCACTGGCCCGCCCGCGAAGGCGCGATGATCCCCTGGCAGCGCGCGCGCAAAGTACGCCTCGACACCTGGAGCGTGGCACGCAAACTCCACGCTGCCCATGCCTACGCCAGCCAGTTGGTGGGCGACCCGCAGATCGGCCTGCCACCAATGCTGGCCCAAGTGCTGCTGGAACGGATGCGCGAGCCCTACGAGATTGTGTTGTCCTGAACCCGGCTTTGTATCGCAGTGTGTACACGCAGGGCGCAGTAGACATTCCGCGCATGATGAAACGTAGGGCTTAGTAAAAACAACTATAGCGCCGGGTTCTGCTGCCACCGATTGCGAAAGCGTGACAGCTGAAACGCAATCCCCAGCCAGATAAACCAAGCGGGCATCA
It contains:
- a CDS encoding PIG-L deacetylase family protein, whose amino-acid sequence is MKLASLSEGRRGPAQIWNSAPQLAQIPPITPAALVPNGARVVIIAPHPGDEVLACGGLLQLLSTLEHPLQLISITDGSASHPGSHVWPASRLSVVRPQESAEALRRLGMPLHSLKWIRGGFCDNALAAREPQLSQFIARYLQPGDVVFSTWRNDGNDDHDAVGRASAKACSLVGAQLYELPIWAWHWPAREGAMIPWQRARKVRLDTWSVARKLHAAHAYASQLVGDPQIGLPPMLAQVLLERMREPYEIVLS